The Methanocella arvoryzae MRE50 genome includes a region encoding these proteins:
- a CDS encoding SIMPL domain-containing protein, whose amino-acid sequence MLCALFLISLTAGSAYAADGTDDDTDGNLSEKAGTINVNGHGTVYSEPDVAKVTIGVITEAATSTQAMADNANKMSSVVAGIKSVGIPDRDIQTATISVEPEYASENPSNSAMIYPPPAKQNITGYKATNTVTVTVRDLSKVGGVIDAATSAGSNEIQGVTFMLSDERQSRVYQEALQKAIMDGAAKAKNISSAAGITDYKLKSVSESGPGYPVYSYEGAGGAMMARAAAAPTPVSTGEIKVEASVSMRYTFVPR is encoded by the coding sequence GTGCTCTGTGCGCTTTTTTTGATATCGCTCACGGCAGGCAGCGCATATGCGGCGGACGGTACTGACGATGATACTGATGGCAACCTTTCGGAGAAAGCCGGCACGATCAACGTCAATGGCCATGGCACAGTATATTCAGAACCCGACGTCGCTAAAGTCACCATCGGGGTAATTACCGAGGCCGCCACTTCAACTCAGGCTATGGCTGACAACGCCAACAAGATGAGCAGTGTTGTGGCCGGGATCAAAAGCGTGGGTATCCCTGACCGGGACATCCAGACTGCAACCATCTCTGTCGAGCCAGAGTACGCAAGCGAAAACCCGTCTAACTCCGCCATGATCTACCCGCCTCCAGCGAAGCAGAATATCACGGGCTACAAGGCCACCAATACAGTCACTGTTACCGTGAGGGACCTGTCTAAGGTCGGCGGAGTCATCGATGCCGCGACCAGTGCGGGGTCTAATGAGATCCAGGGCGTGACGTTCATGCTCTCGGACGAGCGGCAGTCCCGGGTATACCAGGAGGCATTGCAGAAGGCGATTATGGATGGGGCTGCAAAAGCTAAGAATATCTCCTCGGCCGCAGGCATTACAGACTATAAGCTGAAGTCTGTCTCAGAGTCAGGACCCGGATACCCTGTCTACTCCTACGAAGGTGCTGGCGGGGCTATGATGGCAAGAGCCGCTGCCGCTCCTACGCCAGTCTCTACAGGCGAGATAAAGGTGGAAGCCAGCGTCTCGATGAGGTACACTTTTGTCCCGCGCTAA
- a CDS encoding CPBP family intramembrane glutamic endopeptidase translates to MMAGLAERFPNFYMLFKVILLLVVVLIALVGMSLLLLVAIAGYVAFTGGDLATAAETALSLLMSNVIVSASYMVVQNIALVLVAVFFMAVIEGRRPALKALGLGTEREDKPVNGFAAGVGLNVLFMLTVLIIILLVGVSAYDGTGFEVYGISGVAISLVAMAIGTLFVGLGEEVVFRGYLQRILADKYGVAAGLIVTSGIFALFHSLTPFAKLGPLYLVGVFTLSMLLGYLFVITKSLYASIGFHFFQDFLALQIFSFTGEQTLGAAPVLMFARPEEIYVSGIFLGSWDDLISILVAALIIVGLYAYRRSIMKKKEI, encoded by the coding sequence ATGATGGCCGGGTTAGCGGAGCGTTTTCCTAACTTCTACATGTTGTTTAAAGTCATCCTGCTGCTTGTAGTGGTATTGATCGCTCTTGTGGGAATGAGTCTTCTGCTACTGGTCGCCATCGCGGGCTATGTTGCCTTTACAGGAGGCGATTTAGCCACTGCCGCAGAGACTGCGCTGTCGTTGCTGATGAGTAACGTGATAGTCAGCGCTTCGTATATGGTAGTCCAGAACATTGCCCTGGTACTCGTCGCCGTCTTTTTCATGGCTGTGATCGAAGGCCGGCGCCCGGCATTGAAAGCCCTTGGCCTCGGGACGGAGAGGGAGGATAAGCCTGTAAATGGCTTTGCAGCCGGTGTGGGACTGAACGTACTTTTCATGCTGACAGTCCTCATAATCATACTTCTTGTCGGCGTTTCGGCATATGATGGGACCGGATTCGAAGTCTACGGGATTTCCGGGGTAGCCATATCGCTGGTTGCCATGGCGATCGGCACGCTGTTCGTCGGCCTTGGAGAAGAGGTGGTCTTCAGGGGATATCTGCAGCGGATCCTGGCAGATAAATACGGGGTTGCCGCAGGGCTGATCGTGACGTCGGGGATTTTCGCCCTGTTCCACTCGCTGACGCCGTTCGCTAAGTTAGGGCCGCTATACCTTGTCGGTGTTTTTACTTTATCTATGTTATTGGGGTACCTGTTCGTCATCACTAAGTCTCTTTATGCCAGCATAGGCTTCCACTTCTTCCAGGATTTCCTCGCGCTCCAGATCTTTAGCTTTACGGGCGAACAGACGCTGGGAGCAGCTCCGGTGCTCATGTTCGCCAGACCGGAAGAGATCTATGTCTCGGGCATCTTCCTGGGGTCCTGGGATGACCTGATCAGCATATTGGTGGCTGCGCTAATCATCGTGGGCCTCTATGCTTATCGCAGGAGCATCATGAAGAAAAAAGAAATTTAG
- a CDS encoding DUF7714 family protein — protein MIFPSHCKFIGVINRHIRPGYRPDDAIYFSSQYVLVFDAPDRCEVFEVESTGEGFIRRKNDARRISSAAETLVYPGLVDISNRADLLRRAVPLCTGGINTVVFQGIDRHYMFVKDPAAEALTTIEVHDVAPPDPAWLAYNVKKLVEAGMFGELMLAFEYHVLNLKDYEDSRRTTIFPCHASGLNGLFLDSLDEEPQGDVRLVGCNTSKLVFEARYPLKRYEHVNICPLSTRKPSKPFILRCCQSDKLGMTELNGVPGVVVHWGANPREIYEAVRTLAATIRKPEKGE, from the coding sequence ATGATCTTTCCCAGCCACTGCAAATTCATCGGTGTGATCAACAGGCACATCAGGCCGGGCTACCGGCCGGATGATGCGATATATTTCTCATCACAGTACGTTTTAGTCTTTGATGCCCCGGACAGGTGCGAAGTATTTGAAGTGGAATCGACCGGAGAGGGCTTCATCAGGAGGAAAAACGACGCCCGCAGAATATCGAGCGCGGCGGAGACGCTCGTATATCCGGGGCTGGTGGACATATCGAACCGTGCCGATCTGCTTCGCAGGGCCGTGCCTCTGTGCACAGGAGGCATTAACACAGTGGTATTCCAGGGCATCGACCGGCACTACATGTTTGTCAAAGATCCGGCAGCGGAAGCACTCACGACGATAGAGGTGCACGATGTTGCCCCGCCGGACCCCGCCTGGCTGGCCTACAACGTAAAAAAGCTTGTCGAGGCAGGCATGTTCGGAGAGCTGATGCTGGCTTTTGAGTACCACGTGCTGAACCTGAAGGACTACGAAGATTCCCGGCGCACCACAATATTCCCCTGCCACGCGTCCGGGCTCAACGGCCTGTTTCTGGACTCGCTGGACGAAGAGCCGCAGGGCGACGTCAGGCTGGTCGGATGCAACACGTCAAAGCTTGTCTTCGAAGCACGGTATCCGCTCAAGAGGTATGAGCACGTGAACATCTGCCCTCTGTCGACCCGCAAGCCCTCGAAGCCGTTTATCCTGCGGTGCTGTCAGTCGGATAAGCTGGGCATGACGGAGCTTAACGGAGTGCCGGGAGTCGTCGTGCACTGGGGTGCCAACCCCCGGGAAATCTATGAGGCTGTCAGAACGCTGGCCGCGACGATAAGAAAGCCTGAAAAGGGCGAGTGA